Genomic segment of Aliarcobacter trophiarum LMG 25534:
AAGAGATTTAAGAGTTGAAGATAGTGCTATTTTATCAAATGCAAAAGATGAAGTTCTTCCTATATTTATTTTTGACAGAAATATTTTAGATAAACTTCCAAAAGATGATAAACGAGTAACTTTTATATATCAAAATGTTTTGAAACTAAAAGAAAATTTACAAAACCTTGGACTTAATTTATTAGTATTTTATGGAGAGCCAAAAGAGATTTTTATAAAACTCAAAAAATATGGTTTTGATGAGATTTTAACTTCAATAGATTTTGATAGTTTTTCAAAAAAAAGAGATGATGAAATATCAAAAATTATTCCTTTAAAAAGATACATTGATTCTTTTATATTAACTCCAAGTGATATTTTAAAAGTAGATAAAACACCTTATAAAGTCTTTACCGCTTTTTATAACTCTTTAGAATATATACATAACTCTACTAAGATTGAAGAGTTTAAAAGCAATTTGAAATTAAAAAAAGTAGATTTTGATTATAGTTTTATACCAACTTTGGAGAATTTAGGATTTATCAAGCAAAAATTACCAGAATTTTTAAATCAAAGCCCTGATGAATTAATAGAAAAGTTTTCAAATAAGATTCAAAATTATCAAGAGAATAGGGACTATTTTTATTTAGATGCGGGCTCAAATTTAAGTGTACATTTAAGATTTGGGCTTATTTCTCCTAGGAGTTTGTTTAATAAAATAAAAAGTCTAGATGCTTCAAAAAAAGAGATAGACTTTTATATTAAAGAGCTATTTTGGAGGGAGTTTTATAACTATATTTTATATCATTTCCCAAACTCTGAATTTGAAAATTTAAATGGAATAAAAGTAAATTGGAATGAAAATGAAGATGACTTTATAAAATGGTGCAACGGAAACACAGGAGTTCCTATAGTAGATGCAGCTATGAAAAACTTAAATAAAACAGGACTTATGCACAATCGATTAAGAATGGTTGTATCTTCATATCTTACAAAAAATTTGCTTATTGATTGGAGAAAAGGAGAAAAATATTTTGCTTTGAAACTTCTTGATTATGAGGCTAGTTCAAATATTGGTTCATGGCAATGGGCAGCTAGTACAGGAGTTGATGCAGTACCATATTTTAGAGTTTTTAATCCATATTTACAATCAAAGAAATTTGACAAAGAGGCAATTTTCATAAAATCCATTTTAAAAGAGTTAGAAAATATTTCACCAAAAGTAATATATACAGAAAATGGTGTACAAGAAGATATTTTTTTAAATTATCCTAGACAAATGGTTGGTATTTCATACTCAAGAAATAGGGCTATTTTGGAGTTTAAAAAAGCAAATAATGATAGAAAAAATTATAAATAGTTAAAAGGAGGATAATATTTATGAATATAGAAAAGCTAAAAGAGTGTGAATATAGATTTTATGATTACTATAAAGATGGTTTTAATGATGAAAAACTAGTAAAAACTGTAAAACTTTTTAATACTATAAAGTTTAATGAAATGGCAAAAAAAAGCTTTGCTATAGAAAACTTTTCAAATATTGAAATAGTCACAGAAGGTTTTTTTGCTATTTTGCTGAAATCTCCATTAGTCTCTTTTTATGAAGGAGATACTTTAAGAAAGGCTTTAAAATCTTTTACAAATTTCGAAAAAGAGATGCTAAGTATCTATTTACAAGATATTTTATATGGAAATCTTAAAAATAGTTTTGATGATTTTATAGAGCTAATGGCAACAAAGAATTTAGCAAAATGGCATATAATTACTCTTATTCCATACTATTTTTTGCCAAATGAAAACTACTTTTTAAAACCAACAACTACAAAAAATATAATAAAATACTTTGAATTAGAAAACTTAAAGTATAGTTCTAAACCTACTATTAAATTTTATAAAGAGTATACAAAGATGCTTGAAAAGATGAAAAAAGTTGTAAAAAAAGAGCTAGCAGATGATAATGCAAAGTTTACAGGATTTTTAAGAATGACTATGGAGTAGTTTGTAAATTTTAAGAAGTGGTAAAAGTTTTTTACTCATTTCTTAAAACATCTATTACATCTATCTTTGTAGCACGACTTGCTGGATAGTAAGATGAAAATAGAACTATAATAATAGAACCAATAATAATAGATATGAAATCACTAATCGCTAAATCTAAAGGTAGTTTTGCACTTCCATAAACATCTGCTGGAAGAGTTACAATATCAAAAGTATCAAGTAGAAAATAACCAATAAATCCAAGCATTATTCCTAAAATAATTCCACCAAAGCCAATAGCCATACCAACTCTTAAAAATATAGATTTTATCTCTTTACTACTAGCTCCCATTGATAAAAGTAGGGCAATTTCCTTTCTTCTACTCATAACAGTCATAAGAAGTGAAGAGATTATATTTAATGAAGCTACTAAAATTATAAGCATTAAAACTATAAAAAGAGCTGTTTTTTCCATCTTCATAGCAGCAAAAAAGTTTCCATTTTGTTGCCACCAGCCAACAACTCCAACTCTTTTATCTTCTAAAAAAGTTCTTAATTTCTCAATATCAACAAATGCATCATCAGAATGAACATGAATTCCATCATAAACACCAACATCTTTTTGAAGTAGAGTTTGTAACGCTTCTATTGTTGTATACATATAGGCTTTATCATATGCACTCAATCCTGAACTAAAAGAAGATAGATAGTCAAATCTTTTCATTTTAGGCATTAGTGAAAATCCAGCTGGATTTAACTCTGTAAAGTATAAAGTTAGTTTACTATCTTTTGTAAGAAGTAATTTATCACTTATTCCAATACCTGTAATAATATCAAATTTATTAAATTCAAAATCACTATAAGCCTCTTTAAAAATAGGGTTTATTTGAGCTTCTTTTTCAGGAACTACCCCAAAAATCATACCACCACTCATGTTGTTTGCATTTTGAACTATTGCTTGAGTTGATATAAATGGTGAAAATTTAAGATCTTTAAAATTTGATTCCAACTCTAAAAGTAAATCTTCAGTTACACTATTTGTACTTTTTGAGTAGATAGTTAATGGATAGTTCATTGTAAAAAGTTTTTTTTCAAACTCTTTTGCAGTTCCATTCATAATAGCCATTGACAATATAAGAACCATAACGCCAATTGCAACCCCAATAAATGCTAAAATAGCACTAATTGAGATAAATGGGTTCTTTTTGTCAAACTTTAGATATTTTTTTACTATAAAGTTTATTAAATTTTTATTCAAATTAATTTCCTGCTACTAAGCCTCTTTTTGGTCCACTTTTCCCACAACAGTTTTTATATTTTAGACCACTTCCACAAGGACAAGTCTCATTTCTAGCTATCTTCTTATCACTGTTCCTTACACTTTCTTGAGCTAGATTTGTAGTTGTATGCTCATTTGCTTTTTCCATAGAAGCTATCATTCTATCAAGTGCCTCTTGCTCTTTTTGTCTATCTTCTTTGCTTTGTAGTTGAATTGTAAATAAAATTTTAATAATCTCTAGCTTTATATTAGAAACTAACTCAATAAACATATTATAAGACTCTTTTTTATACTCAACTAGTGGATCTTTTTGGTTATATCCTCTAAGCCCAATTCCAGTTTTTAAAGTATCCATAGAATATAGATGTTCTCTATAGGCATTGTCAAGGATTTGAAGATATAAAACTCTCTCTATCTCGCTTTTTTGTTTCTCATCTACAGAACTCATTTTTTGAAGATAAACATCTTTTAAGATAGTTGTTAATCTATTTTCTAAAGCTTCATAATCTTCACTTTTTATATCTTCAACTTTTACAATAAAATGTAAATCCTCTTTTAATTTTGCAATTAGTGATTCATAGTCGAACTCATCTTCACTCATAGTTTGGAAAATATTTACTTCAGCTAAAAGGTTTTGTACATAATCAATTCTATTCTCATCTATCTTAGAAGATATATCATAATCTTCTTTTAATAGATCATTTCTAAAAGCATAGATTACCTTTCTTTGCTCATTTGCAACATCATCATACTCTAAAAGATGTTTTCTGCTTTCAAAGTGCATTGCTTCAACTTTTTTTTGAGAGTTTTCAACGGCTCTTGTTACCATTTTTGACTCAATATACTCTCCTTCTTTAATACCTAGTCGCTCCATAATAGATTTTATTTTATCACTTCCAAATATTCTTAAAAGATTATCTTCTAAACTTAGGTAAAATTGAGACTCCCCAACATCACCTTGTCTTCCACTTCTTCCTCGAAGCTGGTTATCTATTCTTCTACTTTCGTGTCTCTCCGTTCCAATTATTGCTAATCCTCCAAGAGATAATATTTCAGGTGTAAGTTTAATATCAACTCCCCGTCCAGCCATATTTGTAGCAATTGTCACAGCACCTTTTTGTCCAGCATCTGCAATAATTTTTCCCTCTTTCTCATGTTGTTTTGCATTCAAAACTGTGTGTGGAATTTTCTTTTCACTTAATGTTTTATGTAAAAGTTCACTTTTTTCAATACTTGCTGTTCCTACAAGTACAGGTTGTCCTTTTTCATGATAATATTTGATTTTTTCACAAACTGCATTAAATTTTTCTCTTTCACTTTTGTAGATTAAATCACTTTTATCTACTCTTTTTATAGGGATATTTGTTGGTATTGATACAACATCAAGATTATAAATTTGTGCAAACTCTGTTGCTTCTGTTTGTGCTGTTCCTGTCATTCCAGAAAGTTTTTCATACATTCTAAAGTAGTTTTGATAAGTTGTATCTGCTAAAGTCTGGCTCTCATCTTGAATTGCAACTTTCTCTTTTGCTTCAAGAGCTTGGTGAAGTCCTTCACTAAACCTTCTTCCTTCACTTAATCTTCCTGTAAACTCATCTACAATTATAATCTGATCATCTTTTACAACATAATCAACATCTTTTTGGAAAATATAGTTTGCTTTTAAAGCCTGATCTAAAGAGTGAGAAAGCATTGCATTTTCAATAGAATAAAGATTATCTACTTCAAAAAGTTTCTCAGCTTTTATATGTCCATCCTCTGTTAAAGTTACAGATCTATTTTTCTCATCAACTATAAAATCTCCAGTTGTTGTTGGTTTTTCAGCTGGATTTTTTGGCTCAATTAGCTCTCCTCTTTCAAGCTTTAGAGCAATCTCATTTGCTTTTACATAGTTTGAGTTTTTATGGTTTGTTGGACCACTAATAATTAGAGGAGTTCTAGCTTCATCTATTAAAATTGAGTCCACTTCATCTACAATTACAAAGTGATGACCTCTTTGAACTTTATCTTTTAAGTCATAAACCATATTATCTCTTAAAAAATCAAATCCATAAGAGCTATTTGTTCCATAAGTAATATCGCAACTATATTGAATTCTTCTATATTCATCCTCTTTTATAGCATCGCTTAAAGCTCCAACACTAAATCCTAAAAATTCATATAGAGGTTTTAGTTCATTTGCATCTCTTGATGCTAGATAATCATTTACAGTTACAACATGAACCCCTTTCCCACTAAGTGCATTTAGACAAACAGCAATTGCACCAACAAGAGTTTTTCCTTCTCCTGTTTTCATCTCTGCAATATCACCTTTATGTAAAACCATAGCACCAACTAGTTGTACATCATAAGGTCTTAATCCCAAACTTCTAATACTAGCCTCTCTTGTTATTGCAAAGCTATCTTTTAAAACACTATCTAATGATTTTTCACTGTTTTGTACTGCTTTTTTTAGCTCATCAAATTTGGCTTTAAGTTCGTCATCACTTAATTTTGAATATATCTCTTCCAAATTTGTTATTTCGTTTGCTACTGCTTTATATTTTTTTACAACTCTATCATTTTTTGTACCAAAAACTTTTGAAAAAACATTTAACATAAAATTAGTTCCTTTTCGTTATAATGAAGCTACGATTATATACAAAAAAAGGTTAAAAAATGTTTTATAAGCTTATATTTACTCCTCTTCTTTTTTTAAATTTTAGTTTTGCTTCAAGTGATATTAAAAATCTAAAAACTTTTCAGTCAAAATTTACTCAAACTATAACTTCGGACTCAAACAATAAAATTAATTATATAGGTGAGGTTTTTATTAAAAATAGTGGAAAAATCTTATGGAAATACCAAACTCCAGTTGTAAAAAATGTATATATTGATAATAATGTGGCGATAGTAGATGAACCAGAATTAGAACAAGCAATTTTTACAAAGCTTGAAAATGAGATAAATATTTTAAAACTTTTAAAAGAGGCAAAAAAGCTTGATAGTGAAAACTATCTCTCAATAATTGATGGAATAAAATATCAGATATCTACAAAAGAGAGTAAAATCAAAAAAATATCTTATAAAGACTCTCTTGATAATAGTGTTGAAATAATTTTCTCAAATTCTGTTCAAGATGAGCCAATTGATGATAATATTTTTCTATTTGTAGCTCCTAATAATTACGATTTAATAAAAAAATAGATACAATTCCCGCCAAAGGTAGATAGATAATAGCTTGATTTTCAAGAGGAAAGTCCGTGCTGCAGTGAAGCAAGGTTCCATCTAACGGATGGCTAGAGTAATCTAAGGGATAGTGCAACAGAAAGTAAACAGCCAATTTTTTGGTGATGGTGAAACGGTAGAGTAAGAGCCTACCAGTGTTTTGAGTAATCTTAACAGCTTTGTAAACCCAACTTGCAGTAAGAAGATATGGTATTTAGCTTCACATTTCTCATCTTCGCAAGAGCTTTAAAGTGATTTAAAGCCTAGATAAATTATTGTCAAATACAGAACACGGCTTATAATCTACCTTTTTTAAATTATATACTATTTGCAATATTTTTAACTACTTCAAAAACATTTTCAATAGATTTCTTATATACAAACTCATTTTTAGAGTGAGGATATTTGATTGTTGGTCCAATTGAAGCAATTTTTAAATCTGGAAACTTATCTTTAAAAATTGCACACTCTAAACCAGCATGGATAGCTTTTAGTTTTGCATTTTTATTATAGTTTTTATAAATCTCTAAAACTTTATTTGTAAAACTATTTATATCTACACTCCAAGCAGGATATTTACCATAAGTTTCAACTTTACAAGAGATATTTTCTAGCTCTTTTTTTGTCTTCTCTTTTAGCTCTTTTAAATCTTTATTATCCATTGCTCTTGCACTAAACTCAATAGAAATATCATCTATGCTTGTTTTTATTAAAGCCAAATTTATAGAGCTTTGAACTACTTCTATCTCTTTATTTATCTCTCTTACTCCATTCTCGAAAGAGTATAAAAAGTCTCTTAATTTATTGTTGTAAACAACAAAATGGTCACTTTTTGTATTGATTTTCTCAATTTTCATATTTTCATTTGATTTTTTGGGTTCTTTATTTGAAGCAATTATTGCCTTTGCATTTGCAGGAATTGAGTTTATTCTCTCTCCACCATTGATATCAAGAATTTTCCCATCACACTCTTTTATAGATTTTATTAAAAGTTTAATAGCATTTGGAATATCTTTATCAATATCAACTCCACTGTGACCACCAGCTAAATTTTCTATAGATATTTCATATAAATCTAAGTTATCTCTATTTTCCACTATTTTTTTATCATTAAATAAGGCTTTTATATCGACTCCACCAGCACAACCAATACATATCTCTGCCTCTTCTTCACTGTCAAGATTTAGCATATATTTTGATTCTATAGAAAGAGTTAAACTATTTGCACCAATAAGTCCTATCTCTTCATCACTTGTAAACAAAAACTCTCCATCAAAATTTTGATACATCAAAGCTATCATATATGAACAACCAATTCCATTATCAGCACCCAAAGTTGAGTTTAAAGCTTTTAATGTTTCATCATCCTCAATAATTTGTGGAATACAATTTTCATTTAAACAAACAATGTCATAGTGAGATTGGAAAACTATTTTTGCTTTGCCATTTTCTTTTTTGCATAAAATATTATTTGCACTATCAATTAAACAGATATATCCTAGGTTTTTTGATAAATCTTGCATATATTTTATAAACTCATTATGATTTCCAGAGCATCTTTGAAGTTTTGTTATCTCTTTAAAGATATCTATAATTGTTGACATTTCTTTTCCTTTTGAGGTTTTAGTTTTACTGTTTAAAATTTACTTTATTAGAGATATTTTTTATTAACTTTTACCACTCTTTATAAAAAAAGGGCTTTCGCCCTTTTTTACTCTATATTTTTTAAATCTCTATTTTTATAAGCTAAGAAAATAGCTATAAATGCAGTTGCAACTGTCAAATAAGCCCAAGTTGGAATAGGTACAGGATCACCTGTAGCGTATGAGTGCATTCCAGACAGATAGAAGTTTACTCCTAAATAAGTCATCATAATCGAACTAAAGGCAAGAAGAGAAGCAGTCGCTAAAACATAAGGAGTATTTAGAACTTTTACAAATCTTAAATGTACAACAATTGCATAAACAACTATTGAAACATAAGCCCAAGTCTCTTTTGGATCCCATCCCCAATATCTTCCCCAAGACTCATTTGCCCAAACACCACCTAAAAAATTTCCAATTGTAATGAATGCTAGACCAATAATTAAAGATATTTCATTTATAGCACTAATTTGTTTAATAATATCATCTAAATGGTCTCTATTTTTTCTAAAAATAAACATAATAAGAGTTAAAAATCCTAATATTGCACTAAGCCCAAAGAATCCATAAGATGCTGTAAGAATAGATACATGGATAGTTAGCCAGTACGATTTTAGAACAGGAACTAAATTTGTAATTTGTGGATCAACATCTGTTAAGTGAGCTGTAAACATAAAAATTCCAGCAATAATAGTAGCAGCTCCTAAAGCTAAAAGAGAGTTTCTAAAGAAAACAACTCCTGCAAAAACTGCTGACCATGAGATATAAATCAAAGTTTCATAAATATCACTCCATGGGGCATGACCTGAAAGATACCATCTATAACCCATACCAAAAGTTTGTGTAGCAAATAAAATAGCTAAAATAGTAAAAATTATTTTTGTAGTTTTTTCAGGTTTAAAAGTGGGTTTAAATATAATAATAAAGGCTAAAACAACCATAACAAAACCTAAAAGAACATAAGCTAGTGTAAGATTAAAGAAAATATCCAGTTTATTAAATAGAATTTCAGCACTAATTTTTGAATTTGTTGGTTTTATATCGCTTCCTACTTTTTCTTGATATAAAGCTATCATATCAAGATAGTTGTTTGCACTATCCCAATCATTTTCTATAATTGAGTTAAAAAATCCTCTTACAACAGAGTTAATTGCAGCTTGATTTTGTCCTGTAAACTCTTGCATAGCTTCAAGAGGAGAGTACCATTTTTGGTTATCATTTATACTATTTTCATCATAAACTCTTGGAAAAATATTAAGTAAAGCACCATTAAATACACTATATATAATATTTAGTTTTTCATCAACTTTTATAATGTCTTTTTCATAAGTTCCTCTTTCAATAGGCTTTGTAAGAAGAGCTTTTTCAGACTCTTTTGTGAGTAAGTAATCATTTTTTTCACCAAATGCTTCTGAAAAAGATATATATTTTTCATTCTCAGGTACTCCTAAAAATTTCTTTAATTTTGGAGTATTTATTTTGATTATTTTTACATCTTTCCAAATATCAGGTCTTGTAACCATCCCTAAAACAATTTGGTCTGCATCCATACCTAAGAATGTAGCTCTTCCGCTTAATTTTTGAACTATTTCTCTATTTAAAGTTGCAAGTGGTTTCATTCTTCCACCATTTCCTTGTACACTTAAATGTCCAAATTTATCAGCAGTTAATTTTGATTCATCTTTTAATTTGTTTAAATAATCAACTCTACTATTAATATCATCAACTACTTGTATTTCCGTATTGTTATTTTCATTTGCATTTAAATTTGATGTAGAAATAAGAGTTAAAGCTAGAATAAACATAGCTAAATTTTTATTTGCAACATATTTTGTAAGTTTTCTAAATCTTGATTTTTTATCAAAGAAGTTTAAAAATAGTCCAAGAGTTAATAAAAAATATCCTAAATATGTTGGCCATTTACCAGGGTCATTGTTTACAGATAATACAGTTCCTGTCTCATCTGGGAAATATGAGCTTTGAAAGAATAGAAAGTTACCTTCATTTAAAGTTCTGTTCATAAAAATCCTATAGTCATAAGTTTTGTTATCTTTTATAACTGTAACTTCACTAGCATACGATGATGGTGCCATGCTTCCAGGGTATCTTTCTAGTTGAAACTCATTTAATCTAATTGCAAAAGGAAGATTTATAAATTTTGACCCATACTCTAAAACAACAACATATTTATCAAATTGAATCTCTCTTGGAACTCCTATTTGACCGCTTAGACCAGGTAATCTTAGAGTCTCTTTTTTACCATTTAAAGTTACATCAATAGTAAGGAGTCCCATTTTTGCTTGTTCTTTTTTTTCAAATTGAAATCTTTTATAATCTATAGTTAAATTATTGTTGTCAAAATCAACTTTATATGAAAAATTATTTAACTCAGGAAGTAAAGAGGTGAACTCTTTTTGCCACTCTTTATGGACAATTATATTTTCACCATCTTTAACTGTAACTTGTAAGTATGGTTCTAATGAAATCATCTCATTTGTTGTTGTTCCTTGTGGTATTTGCATAATACCTTCATAGCCAACATATCTAGTAATTATAGCTCCTAAAAGTATAACAACAAAAGAGAAGTGAAATAAAAACCTAGGAAGATTTTTCCACATCTTAAACTTATAGATTATACCTATTAAATTTATTGTAGTTAAGACTAAAGCTACTTCATACCAAATGTTGTTATAAACTAAAACTCTGGCACTTGAAGTTCCAAAATCATTTTCAATAAAAGTAGCAACTCCAGCACCAATAGCTAAAACTGCCAATAACAGCAGTGTTGCTTTAAAAGAGAATAGAAAGTTAAAAAGCTTCAAAAATATCCTTTTTTGTATTCATTTTTGCAAAATTCTATTATTATGAAATTAACCTTTAGTTAATGAATATAGTCAAGGTTATATATTTGAAAGTACTTATGAGCTTATAATTGTAAAATAAATTTTTTTATATAGTTTTAAGTAACTCAACTTTCGCACATAAAACCTAACTGTTTTTTAGTGTAAACTCTGAGTACATGAATGATTTGCTCTAAATCTTTATTTCTCTTGACTATTTGTGCAGATTGTATCAATTGTTCTAGGATTTTTACAAATAATTCCATAGATATTGCTAGAGTTTCAAGCTGGCATTCTAAATCTCTAAAAAGATTACCTAAGGTTTGTGGTTCATTTTGAACTCTATTAATATAGCTTGTAAGATTATAAGCTAAAAATGAAAGTGTAATACGAGCTATTAAAGCTTCAAAGATACGATTTTCTTCTTTACCAAATTGAAAGTATTCTCTTAAATCTTTATATCCTTGTTCAATATTCCATCGTTTTTTATATGTATTGATTATTTCAATATCAGATAAATTTGTATTTGTTGATATTATTGGAATTAGATTATCTTTGGTTTTAATAAATACAATTTTTAATCTACCAAGTGTTTTATGTGTAGTTGTAGTTGAAACATAATTGTATTTTATAGAGTTATAGTTTCCAAGTCTTGAAGCTTTATTTTGTTTTGCATAATTGTAAAGTGTTTCAAGTGTTTTAAATTTACCTGTAAATTGCCAGATTTTAGGATTGTTTGCAATTCTTGTAATTACATCAAGACCATTTTCTTTTACTTCATTTATAAAATTTGGTTTAGCATACCAGCTATCAACAAGAAGATAATCTGAATATATTCCAGATTTTAAAACACGTTTCAACATATCAAGAGCTAAAATATTTTTACCATCATTACCTTCAACTCTTCTTTTATAAGCATTGCTTTTATGATGAAAACTATTTTCATCAACATTTACAATTTGATTTTTATTATAATTTATAGAAAAATCCAACATCATATCCGTATAACAATCGCTATAATTAAGTGATACAATATTCAAACCTTTTACAGTTCTATGTTCTTTATTGCTCCAAAGATTTTTACAACTACCTTCTATAAATTTACCTCTTTTAATTTCAACAGTATCATCTATAATCAATACTTTTGTATCAGTAGTTTTTTGAAGTTTATGCAATTTGCTAATAAGTTTTATAGATGTCAGTAATAGTAATTTTCTCCAATTGTACTTACTACTTTTTAGTAATCTGTAGTAAACATCTTTTTTATAACTATCATTGCTATATTTCATAAATGTAGATATTTTTTTATTGATAATAAACATATATAAAAAATGTAAAATTATCATATATGGAGATTTGCCAATATCTTTTTTTATGAAATTGCTTTGTTTTAGAATAGAACTAAAATTTATATCTCTTAAAATAGAAAGAATAGGATTTTTTAATACATTGTTCATAGCAGTTTGGATAAAATTGTCAATACCCATAAAAATACCTTTTATAATTGATTTGTGGTGATGAAATTATATCAAAAAGTGTCTATTTATGGGCTTTTAAAAGCTTTTACATATAAGAAATTAATGATTTTTTATGTGCGAAAGTTGAGTTAAGTAAATATAACTTTACCTTTATAAAAGTTCTATTTTGATACTATTAATTTCTATAAAAATTGCTAATAAAAAGATTTTCTTGAAAAACTTTAAGAGAATTAAAATTTAAACAAGGCAAAATTATGGTTAAGTGAAAATATAAGTGGATATCGAAATACCTATATAAAAGAGGTATTTTTAATTAAGTTATTGAAACTATTATCTTTAGTTATTATTGTTAGCACAATAATAGCTAATAAGTTTTTTCTTAATCTATCAAATAATATAGAAGAATCTAAAAAAAAGATAATATTTTTTAACTCTTACTTCTGGCAAAATTGCTAATGTAAATTATTCGAAAATGGGTATAAAAATATTGATATAACCTAATAGCTAAGATATCTTAATAAATATAGTAAAAAATATATGTAAAATTAAAGCTAAGTAATAAAGTCTATTTCACTAAGATATTATTATAGACTAAATTTAAAAATGTGGAGGTAATTATGAAAAAAAAATAATTTTATTTTAAAAATTTTAAGTAGAGAAAAATCACTTAAAACAACTGTATTATCTCTTTTTATATCTATTATGCTTCTACTTTTGGTTGTTTTTTGTGCCCAACTTTTATACACTGATCATAATCAATCAAAAAAAGATATAAATGAAAAATTAAAAAATCTATCGAACAGAATGGATGAGTTAGTTAGAAATAGTGATAATTTAAACTATAGTACTATTGAAATATTAAGTATTATAAACCAAAAAGATAAAGCAGACCAAGATAAGAATTTTGAAATATATACACAAATATTAAGTAGGCAAAAAAATTTTTCTGCTATACATACAGGCTATGAAGATGGGAGTTTTTATGAAGTTATTAATCTAGATATCGATGAAAAATTAAAAGAAGACTATAATGCAAGTGAGCTTGATAAATGGCTTTTGATAAAAATAGATGGACAAAATATAGATAAAAAAGAGGTAATACTATATGATGAAAATTTAAATGAAACTTCAAAAATAGTCGAAGAGAATAGTTATGATCCAACAAAAAGACCATGGTATGAAATGGCAATATCTAGTGAAAATAAATCTATAAAAACACCACCTTATAAATTTTCACACATTAATTCATATGGACTTACATTTTCAAAAGAGTTAAATGGTAG
This window contains:
- a CDS encoding M20/M25/M40 family metallo-hydrolase; this encodes MSTIIDIFKEITKLQRCSGNHNEFIKYMQDLSKNLGYICLIDSANNILCKKENGKAKIVFQSHYDIVCLNENCIPQIIEDDETLKALNSTLGADNGIGCSYMIALMYQNFDGEFLFTSDEEIGLIGANSLTLSIESKYMLNLDSEEEAEICIGCAGGVDIKALFNDKKIVENRDNLDLYEISIENLAGGHSGVDIDKDIPNAIKLLIKSIKECDGKILDINGGERINSIPANAKAIIASNKEPKKSNENMKIEKINTKSDHFVVYNNKLRDFLYSFENGVREINKEIEVVQSSINLALIKTSIDDISIEFSARAMDNKDLKELKEKTKKELENISCKVETYGKYPAWSVDINSFTNKVLEIYKNYNKNAKLKAIHAGLECAIFKDKFPDLKIASIGPTIKYPHSKNEFVYKKSIENVFEVVKNIANSI
- a CDS encoding IS4 family transposase, translated to MGIDNFIQTAMNNVLKNPILSILRDINFSSILKQSNFIKKDIGKSPYMIILHFLYMFIINKKISTFMKYSNDSYKKDVYYRLLKSSKYNWRKLLLLTSIKLISKLHKLQKTTDTKVLIIDDTVEIKRGKFIEGSCKNLWSNKEHRTVKGLNIVSLNYSDCYTDMMLDFSINYNKNQIVNVDENSFHHKSNAYKRRVEGNDGKNILALDMLKRVLKSGIYSDYLLVDSWYAKPNFINEVKENGLDVITRIANNPKIWQFTGKFKTLETLYNYAKQNKASRLGNYNSIKYNYVSTTTTHKTLGRLKIVFIKTKDNLIPIISTNTNLSDIEIINTYKKRWNIEQGYKDLREYFQFGKEENRIFEALIARITLSFLAYNLTSYINRVQNEPQTLGNLFRDLECQLETLAISMELFVKILEQLIQSAQIVKRNKDLEQIIHVLRVYTKKQLGFMCES
- the ccsA gene encoding cytochrome c biogenesis protein CcsA — protein: MKLFNFLFSFKATLLLLAVLAIGAGVATFIENDFGTSSARVLVYNNIWYEVALVLTTINLIGIIYKFKMWKNLPRFLFHFSFVVILLGAIITRYVGYEGIMQIPQGTTTNEMISLEPYLQVTVKDGENIIVHKEWQKEFTSLLPELNNFSYKVDFDNNNLTIDYKRFQFEKKEQAKMGLLTIDVTLNGKKETLRLPGLSGQIGVPREIQFDKYVVVLEYGSKFINLPFAIRLNEFQLERYPGSMAPSSYASEVTVIKDNKTYDYRIFMNRTLNEGNFLFFQSSYFPDETGTVLSVNNDPGKWPTYLGYFLLTLGLFLNFFDKKSRFRKLTKYVANKNLAMFILALTLISTSNLNANENNNTEIQVVDDINSRVDYLNKLKDESKLTADKFGHLSVQGNGGRMKPLATLNREIVQKLSGRATFLGMDADQIVLGMVTRPDIWKDVKIIKINTPKLKKFLGVPENEKYISFSEAFGEKNDYLLTKESEKALLTKPIERGTYEKDIIKVDEKLNIIYSVFNGALLNIFPRVYDENSINDNQKWYSPLEAMQEFTGQNQAAINSVVRGFFNSIIENDWDSANNYLDMIALYQEKVGSDIKPTNSKISAEILFNKLDIFFNLTLAYVLLGFVMVVLAFIIIFKPTFKPEKTTKIIFTILAILFATQTFGMGYRWYLSGHAPWSDIYETLIYISWSAVFAGVVFFRNSLLALGAATIIAGIFMFTAHLTDVDPQITNLVPVLKSYWLTIHVSILTASYGFFGLSAILGFLTLIMFIFRKNRDHLDDIIKQISAINEISLIIGLAFITIGNFLGGVWANESWGRYWGWDPKETWAYVSIVVYAIVVHLRFVKVLNTPYVLATASLLAFSSIMMTYLGVNFYLSGMHSYATGDPVPIPTWAYLTVATAFIAIFLAYKNRDLKNIE